A stretch of DNA from Fusobacterium mortiferum ATCC 9817:
GCTTCATTTTTAAACCAAGATATAGCTTCTTTTTGTTGCTCCATATCTCCAGATAGCTCTATAAATAGATGTCCTACTTTCATAGTAGAAAGATTATCAATAGAACCACCAATTATACTAAAATCTATATTGAAAGTTCTTACAGCTTGAGAGATAATAGGGTCTTCAGCTATTGTACCTAAGAAATCAAGTCTAACTATTGATTTACCTTTTGTTTTCATTATCTCTATTCCTTTTTCTTCCACTCCTGGTAGATAAGAGATTAACTCTTTAGTTACTTCAGATTGTGGATTAGAAAATATATGGTGTACACTTCCAGATTCTACAATTTTTCCATCAGCCATAACTGCTACTCTATTGCAAATATCTCTAATTACTTCCATTTGGTGAGTTATCATTACTACTGTAAGTCCAAATTGTTTTTGTATATTTTTTATTAATTCTAGTATCGATTTTGTAGTTTTAGGATCAAGAGCTGAAGTAGCTTCATCTGAAAGTAATATATCTGGATTATTTGCTAATGCTCTAGCAATAGCTACTCTTTGTTTTTGTCCTCCAGATAGTTGTGATGGATAGTAGTTTTCTTTATCTGATAATTCTACTACTTCTAATAATTCTTTAACTCTTTTATCTATATCAGCTTTATTCCAACCAGCTATCTCTAAAGAAAAAGCGATATTTTCTCCCACTGTTCTTGAAGAGAGTAAGTTAAAGTGTTGGAAAATCATTCCTATTTTTTTTCTTCTTTCTAATAAATCTTTTTTAGAAAGAGAGGTAATATCCACTCCATCTATTATAATTTTTCCACTTGTTGGTTCTTCTAATCTATTTAGAAGTCTTATTAATGAAGATTTTCCAGCACCACTTAGTCCTATTACTCCAAAGATATCTCCTGTTTTTATCTCTAAAGATATATCTTTTACAGCATGATAACCATTAGAATATATCTTATTTATCTTTTGTATCTCTATCATTTTTTCCTCCTGTAAATATTTTATAGTAAAAAAAATCTCTATTACCATCAAGTAATAGAGATTTAATAGAGCTTTTTTAGTTCTATCCATCTTTCTGGAATTAGCACCACACTTTTTAAGCAGGTTGCTGAAACGTCCTAGGGCCAGTCCCTCAGTTTCTCTTGATGGTTAATTTCTTTGTTAGAGCTATAATATAATTTTTTTATAAAAATGTCAATACTTTTTTTAAAATATAAAAAATTTTTATTAGAGTTTATTTTTCAGGAGTAGAAGCAACAATAAAATCTTTATATTTTTGTAAACGAGTTTTATACTCTTCAGTTTTTTTAGCTTCCATAAGTTTACTTTCATTAGTTTTGATATCATTCATATGAATAAATTTTCCAGAAAGAGTATTATGAGCATGTTCTAATTGTTCTTCAGGAAATATAAATTTAAGTCCAGTTTCATTTATTTCAAACTTACCAACAATTCCACATAGGCAACAAGTAGCACTTCCATCATTTTGTACATAGAAATTTCTACTATGACAGTGAGGGCATACTCCACTATCTCCTTTGAAAGTAGCATTTTCAATATCTCTTGCTGCTAAAGTAAGATTTCTTCCAATTTCTTGAACTCTTTTTATCTTGTCATCTTCCATAATAATTCCTTTAGACCAAGGGAAAACTTCATTATCTATGGTTTTCCACATTGGAGTAAGAGATAACATTTCACAATCACACTGAATTCTAGTTGTCCAGTCAGAACCACCTATTCCAATATAAGAGATAACTTTATCTTTGAAGTTTCTTTCATCTGGTGCAACTCCACCATTTTCTTCGGCAATTTTTTTAGCTACTACATTATTTCCTCTATCCATTCTAGGACCAAAACGGTCTACTACAGTTCTAAATATTCCAGCTGCTCCTTTTTCAAAAATAGGTACTGTAAATATAATTCCATCTGCATCTAACATCTTTCCTTTTAGCCATTCAAAATCATCTTTTAACGAGCAGATATTTCCTCTACCGCTCATTAAGGCTTTAACACAAGCTATACAACCAGTACAATGTTCTAAATCTAAGTCTAAAAGTCTGATAAATTCAACTTCTGCTCCTAATTTTTTAGCTTCCATTAGAGCTTCTTTACACATAGCATCATTATTTCCATTTTTTGTTCCTGCTGAAATTCCTAATATTTTCATTTTTTAACCTTCCTTAATTATTTTATATTTGTTTTA
This window harbors:
- a CDS encoding methionine ABC transporter ATP-binding protein, with amino-acid sequence MIEIQKINKIYSNGYHAVKDISLEIKTGDIFGVIGLSGAGKSSLIRLLNRLEEPTSGKIIIDGVDITSLSKKDLLERRKKIGMIFQHFNLLSSRTVGENIAFSLEIAGWNKADIDKRVKELLEVVELSDKENYYPSQLSGGQKQRVAIARALANNPDILLSDEATSALDPKTTKSILELIKNIQKQFGLTVVMITHQMEVIRDICNRVAVMADGKIVESGSVHHIFSNPQSEVTKELISYLPGVEEKGIEIMKTKGKSIVRLDFLGTIAEDPIISQAVRTFNIDFSIIGGSIDNLSTMKVGHLFIELSGDMEQQKEAISWFKNEAGVLTEVIYNGI
- a CDS encoding flavodoxin family protein — encoded protein: MKILGISAGTKNGNNDAMCKEALMEAKKLGAEVEFIRLLDLDLEHCTGCIACVKALMSGRGNICSLKDDFEWLKGKMLDADGIIFTVPIFEKGAAGIFRTVVDRFGPRMDRGNNVVAKKIAEENGGVAPDERNFKDKVISYIGIGGSDWTTRIQCDCEMLSLTPMWKTIDNEVFPWSKGIIMEDDKIKRVQEIGRNLTLAARDIENATFKGDSGVCPHCHSRNFYVQNDGSATCCLCGIVGKFEINETGLKFIFPEEQLEHAHNTLSGKFIHMNDIKTNESKLMEAKKTEEYKTRLQKYKDFIVASTPEK